A single Ischnura elegans chromosome 13 unlocalized genomic scaffold, ioIscEleg1.1 SUPER_13_unloc_4, whole genome shotgun sequence DNA region contains:
- the LOC124173262 gene encoding uncharacterized protein LOC124173262 has product MADISISTSCPGALMKMDNLCIKTLAGCKIELENLTQWNSHCHVKEENQDHLSEENNPVLYTDSAGISNYDSDPLMTDELSDRVTYKCTSVKEDQISDDEEGLHVLNDCSDGVTNKLMHQDSSDQPNTLTAFQGEKVEAQSRGDIVVDLDAMPIGAKKGLSPEENAQIQR; this is encoded by the exons ATGGCCGACATTTCTATTTCGACGAGTTGTCCAGGtgccctgatgaagatggacaACTTGTGCATCAAAACTTTGGCTGGTTGtaagatagagttggagaacctgacccagtggaattcccat TGtcatgtaaaagaggagaacCAAGATCACCTCAGTGAGGAGAATAATCCTGTGCTCTACACAGATTCAGCTGGAATTTCAAATTACGACTCGGACCCATTGAtgactgatgaattg agtgatcggGTAACGTACAAGTGCActtctgttaaagaagatcagattagcgatgatgaagaaggaCTTCATGTACTCAATGATTGCTCTGATGGTGTCACAAATAAACTGATGCATCAAGACTCTTCTGATCAG cccaataccttaactgctttccaaggtgaaaaggtggaagctcagaGTAGGGGAGATATTGTGGTAGACCTGGACGCGATGCCAATTGGGGCAAAGAAGGGACTATCTCCggaggagaatgcccag ATTCAAAGGTAA